One window of the Cryptomeria japonica chromosome 7, Sugi_1.0, whole genome shotgun sequence genome contains the following:
- the LOC131048615 gene encoding pentatricopeptide repeat-containing protein At4g02750, with amino-acid sequence MTCKKNLVKGGVDILPSTKEIIESSTYHSLLQLCLTNRSLAGVKLVHAHMIQTAFQSNDVSLENKLMSSYAKCCCLLDASRVFDKMPERNVVSWSAIIAAYSSSGYGKDTLVLFKKMKTTSIQSSQFIFSSVVTACDRLACLREVHGDIIRSGFESDLFVGNALVCMYTKCGSVEDARHMFDKMSEPNVITWNAMVAGYARNGYVAKALEVFQGMPERNVVSWTSMIAGYVQNGFLKEACQLFDKMPERNVVSWTCMISGYARNGFVDKARELFDKMPERNLVSWVAMIAGYAQNGQIEESLRLFQKMPVRNVVSWNAVISGCVQSGHSVEALKLYRQMQLQGVKLNSTTFSSVLSACADLVAMEQGIEIHEEVVKEGLESDLFVGNALVDMYAKCGSVRVARNMFDKMIKRDVISWNTMIAGYAMHGFGKEALELFDKMQCCGPCPDHVTFVGILSACCHAGLVDEGRKYFNNMSQYYHVMPAMEHYASMVDLLGRAGHLDEAKILISKMQMKPDYIVWSSLLAACRIHNDIKLAECVAERLIELNPLKSTPYVLLSNMYATAGRKEGVDKVRKMMKGRGVSKEPGCSWIEINKRVHAFFSGDKSRTQMHKIYEELDLSSG; translated from the coding sequence ATGACGTGTAAGAAAAACCTTGTTAAAGGCGGCGTAGACATTTTACCGAGTACGAAAGAGATCATAGAATCCTCTACGTACCACTCCCTCTTGCAGTTGTGCCTCACTAACAGATCCTTGGCAGGTGTCAAACTAGTCCATGCCCACATGATTCAAACTGCTTTCCAAAGCAATGACGTCTCATTAGAGAACAAACTAATGAGCAGCTATGCCAAATGCTGTTGCCTGTTGGATGCAAGTAGAGTTTTTGACAAAATGCcggaaagaaatgtggtctcatggagtGCCATTATTGCTGCTTACTCAAGCTCTGGCTATGGCAAAGACACATTGGTACTGTTTAAGAAAATGAAAACAACGTCTATCCAATCCAGTCAGTTCATCTTTTCCAGTGTTGTCACAGCATGCGATCGCTTGGCATGTCTTAGAGAGGTTCACGGAGATATTATTAGAAGTGGGTTTGAATCTGATTTGTTTGTAGGCAATGCTCTTGTATGCATGTATACGAAATGTGGTAGTGTAGAGGATGCACGAcatatgtttgacaaaatgtctgaaCCGAATGTGATCACTTGGAATGCGATGGTAGCAGGATATGCGCGGAATGGGTACGTTGCTAAAGCCCTCGAGGTGTTTCAGGGGATGCCAGAACGAAATGTTGTATCGTGGACAAGTATGATTGCGGGATATGTGCAGAACGGTTTTTTAAAGGAAGCTtgtcaactgtttgacaaaatgcctgagCGGAATGTGGTCTCTTGGACTTGTATGATTTCGGGGTATGCACGGAATGGATTTGTTGATAAAGCTCGGGAACTctttgacaaaatgcctgaaagaaATTTAGTTTCTTGGGTtgcgatgattgcaggatatgcacagaaTGGACAGATTGAAGAATCTCTAAGGTTGTTTCAGAAAATGCCTGTGCGAAATGTTGTTTCATGGAATGCTGTGATTTCAGGATGCGTACAAAGTGGACACAGCGTAGAAGCGCTGAAGCTTTATAGACAAATGCAACTGCAGGGGGTGAAGTTAAATTCCACAACTTTTTCCAGCGTTCTCTCAGCTTGTGCCGATTTGGTAGCTATGGAACAGGGTATTGAGATTCATGAAGAAGTAGTTAAAGAAGGACTTGAATCTGACTTGTTTGTGGGAAATGCCCTtgttgacatgtatgcaaaatgcggCAGCGTAAGAGTTGCACGTAACATGTTTGACAAAATGATTAAACGAGATGTGATCTCATGGAacacaatgattgcaggatatgcaatgCACGGTTTTGGCAAGGAAGCCTTAGAACTCTTTGATAAGATGCAATGCTGTGGCCCATGCCCGGATCATGTCACTTTCGTTGGCATTCTTTCTGCATGCTGTCATGCGGGCCTTGTGGATGAAGGCCGGAAGTACTTCAATAATATGAGTCAATATTATCATGTCATGCCTGCAATGGAACACTATGCTAGCATGGTTGATCTTCTTGGCCGTGCTGGGCACTTGGATGAGGCAAAAATCTTAATCAGTAAAATGCAAATGAAACCTGATTATATAGTGTGGAGTTCTCTGCTTGCCGCCTGTAGAATTCATAATGACATAAAGCTTGCAGAATGTGTAGCAGAACGCCTAATTGAATTGAACCCCCTAAAATCAACACCTTATGTGCTTCTATCAAACATGTATGCCACAGCTGGACGAAAGGAGGGAGTAGACAAAGTCCGGAAAATGATGAAAGGAAGAGGAGTTTCAAAGGAGCCTGGGTGCAGTTGGATTGAGATTAATAAACGGGTGCATGCTTTTTTTTCAGGAGATAAATCACGTACACAAATGCACAAAATTTATGAAGAGTTGGATTTATCTTCTGGGTAG
- the LOC131049260 gene encoding anthocyanin synthase-like: MSDSVYCNGGNFVEYLHANKNSKQKAYKYLDKGYLVEYLCISFIAFDFSSGVQDLEPWWPVIYKDELTNGMRRKLSREWNQNRSRAKYVRPSLELFNNSSDTHHAQVPVIDLHGLTVPHLKKKTVAEISSAAEKWGFFQIVNHGIPESLLLVYKPDMSKWPKQPSDFTYCSLYCVVYMHALCGGLGLVNENAIVEALGGEQKEIYLGINYYPPCPHPERVLGVSPHSDVDAVTILLHNQTSGLQIRKDDAWLDVPCIPGALVVNIGDQIEILSNGKYKIIEHRGFVHKNRTRMSWAMHCTPPPCDVLISPLKELINEENPPLYAASSF, translated from the exons ATGAGTGATTCAGTATACTGCAACGGAGGCAATTTTGTGGAATATCTGCATGCtaacaaaaattcaaaacaaaaagcTTACAAATATTTGGATAAGGGGTACCTGGTTGAATACCTCTGCATTTCTTTTATTGCATTTGATTTCTCCAGTGGAGTTCAGGATCTAGAACCATGGTGGCCTGTTATTTATAAAGATGAACTAACAAATGGAATGCGAAGGA AGCTTAGCAGAGAGTGGAATCAAAACCGTTCCAGAGCAAAATATGTTAGGCCTAGCCTGGagctcttcaacaattcttctgaTACACATCACGCCCAGGTTCCAGTCATTGACTTGCACGGCTTGACTGTCCCACATCTCAAGAAAAAGACAGTGGCAGAAATTTCAAGCGCTGCAGAGAAGTGGGGTTTTTTCCAGATCGTCAATCATGGAATTCCAGAGTCTCTATTGCTCGTGTACAAGCC AGACATGAGCAAGTGGCCAAAACAACCTTCTGATTTCACGTACTGTAGTTTATATTGTGTTGTTTATATGCAT GCGCTCTGTGGCGGCCTCGGATTGGTTAATGAAAATGCAATTGTGGAAGCGTTGGGCGGAGAGCAGAAGGAGATTTATCTGGGCATAAACTACTATCCACCCTGCCCTCACCCAGAACGGGTGTTGGGCGTCTCACCTCACTCTGACGTAGACgccgtcacaattctccttcacaACCAAACTTCAGGCCTGCAAATTCGCAAGGACGATGCATGGCTTGATGTTCCCTGCATCCCGGGCGCTCTTGTTGTCAATATTGGTGATCAAATTGAG ATATTgagcaatggaaaatacaagattatTGAGCATAGGGGTTTTGTTCATAAAAACCGCACAAGGATGTCATGGGCTATGCACTGTACTCCACCACCTTGTGATGTACTCATCTCACCTctgaaagaattgataaatgaaGAGAATCCTCCATTGTATGCGGCATCGTCTTTCTGA